A region of Plantactinospora sp. BC1 DNA encodes the following proteins:
- a CDS encoding Gfo/Idh/MocA family protein produces the protein MAQQSGSESKTRWGILATGYIAATFVEDLKLLPDAEVVAVGSRTPETARAFADRHGVPRAYGSWQEFAADDEIDVVYVATPHAAHFEATTACLDAGRAVLVEKPITLDRAAAQQLVDAARAGNRFLMEAMWMRCNPVVLRILELIADGAIGEVTSVQADFGVAGPFPPEHRMRARALGGGALLDLGVYPVSLAHLLLGRPDQVRSWARISPEGVDENTGIILGYDSGAVATLSCGMIGATRVAAVITGRTGRIELAPPFYRPGQVTLLRDGADPELLPVDLTGSGYQHEAAEVQRCLAAGLLESPLVPHAATLEVMGLLDDIREQIGVTYP, from the coding sequence ATGGCGCAGCAATCTGGCAGCGAAAGCAAGACCCGTTGGGGCATCCTGGCCACCGGTTACATCGCGGCGACCTTCGTCGAGGACCTGAAGCTGCTGCCGGACGCCGAGGTGGTGGCGGTCGGTTCCCGTACCCCGGAGACGGCCCGCGCCTTCGCCGACCGGCACGGGGTGCCCCGGGCGTACGGGTCGTGGCAGGAGTTCGCCGCCGACGACGAGATCGACGTGGTCTACGTCGCCACCCCGCACGCCGCGCACTTCGAGGCCACGACGGCCTGCCTCGACGCCGGCCGGGCGGTACTGGTCGAGAAGCCGATCACCCTGGACCGGGCCGCCGCACAGCAACTCGTCGACGCGGCCCGTGCCGGCAACCGCTTCCTGATGGAGGCGATGTGGATGCGGTGCAATCCGGTCGTACTCCGGATCCTGGAGCTGATCGCCGACGGTGCGATCGGCGAGGTGACCAGCGTGCAGGCGGACTTCGGGGTCGCCGGGCCGTTCCCGCCGGAGCACCGGATGCGGGCCCGGGCGCTCGGCGGCGGCGCCCTGCTGGACCTCGGGGTCTATCCGGTCAGCCTGGCGCACCTGCTGCTCGGCCGGCCGGACCAGGTCCGCTCCTGGGCCAGGATCAGCCCGGAGGGGGTGGACGAGAACACCGGGATCATCCTCGGCTACGACTCGGGCGCGGTCGCCACGCTGAGCTGCGGCATGATCGGCGCGACCCGGGTGGCGGCGGTGATCACCGGGCGGACCGGCCGGATCGAGCTGGCCCCGCCGTTCTACCGGCCCGGCCAGGTCACCCTGCTCCGGGACGGCGCCGACCCGGAACTGCTGCCGGTCGACCTGACCGGCTCGGGTTACCAGCACGAGGCGGCCGAGGTGCAGCGCTGCCTCGCCGCCGGGCTGCTGGAGAGCCCGCTGGTGCCGCACGCCGCCACCCTGGAGGTGATGGGCCTGCTCGACGACATCCGCGAGCAGATCGGCGTCACGTACCCCTGA
- a CDS encoding ATP-dependent DNA helicase yields MLAAAVGAVPGGRARPGQQQMAAAIEESILSGEHLLVQAGTGTGKSLAYLAPALTVDGPVVVSTATLALQSQLVEHDLPRLADAVTPVLGERPTFAVLKGRHHYLCLARLENSTEDEPEDTLFDTPGRGGGGGGMKWLGEAGRLGKQIERIRDWAMETGTGDRDELDPGVDDQAWRLVSMPARECVGAGRCPYGTECFAEASRARAREADVVVTNHSLLAVDMLAGRHIVPPHKLLVIDEAHELADRVSSAAQAELIPELIDRAARRSRPLLDPELAESLVAAGDSLAVGLAEAPAGRITGELPGPLREACTLLDAATRGALEKIGDVKADDPDPVRKQQAKAVLDDLSKTAQRLLEEADHDVAWVEKPDGGGAGRRALVVAPLSVAGTLATHLYEDRTVVATSATLALGGRFDTVARALGLAAPADPAVDPTRPHPRAAALRTVRPDAGKAESAKADVEKAKADVGNAKAGTPKADGSQPDAGWRSLDVGSPFDYPRQGILYVAAHLPRPSASGLPAAAGEELLGLVGALGGRTLGLFSSRRAALQAAELLRARTDLPILLQGEEALPLLVRRFRQERASCLFGVMSLWQGVDVPGDSCQLVVIDRLPFPRPDEPLAAARAAAVDASGGSGFASVSVPIAAVRLAQGVGRLIRSTGDKGVVAVLDSRLETARGYGAFLRKSLPPFWYTTRPEVARGALERLGQS; encoded by the coding sequence CTGCTCGCCGCGGCGGTCGGTGCCGTGCCGGGCGGCAGGGCCCGCCCCGGGCAGCAGCAGATGGCCGCCGCGATCGAGGAGAGCATCCTCTCCGGCGAGCACCTGTTGGTGCAGGCCGGCACCGGCACCGGCAAGTCGCTGGCGTACCTCGCCCCGGCGCTGACCGTGGACGGTCCGGTGGTGGTCTCCACGGCGACCCTCGCGCTCCAGTCCCAGCTCGTCGAGCACGACCTGCCCCGGCTCGCCGACGCGGTCACCCCGGTCCTCGGCGAGCGGCCGACGTTCGCGGTGCTGAAGGGCCGGCACCACTACCTCTGCCTGGCCCGGCTGGAGAACTCCACAGAGGACGAGCCGGAGGACACCCTCTTCGACACGCCCGGCCGGGGCGGTGGTGGCGGCGGGATGAAGTGGCTCGGTGAGGCCGGTCGGCTGGGCAAGCAGATCGAGCGGATCCGGGACTGGGCGATGGAGACCGGGACCGGTGACCGTGACGAGCTCGACCCGGGCGTCGACGACCAGGCGTGGCGGCTGGTCTCGATGCCGGCCCGGGAGTGCGTCGGCGCCGGCCGCTGCCCGTACGGCACCGAGTGCTTCGCCGAGGCGTCCCGGGCCCGCGCCCGGGAGGCGGACGTGGTGGTGACCAACCACAGCCTGCTCGCCGTCGACATGCTCGCCGGCCGGCACATCGTGCCGCCGCACAAGCTGCTGGTGATCGACGAGGCGCACGAGCTGGCGGACCGGGTCTCCTCGGCGGCGCAGGCGGAACTGATCCCGGAGCTGATCGACCGGGCCGCCCGGCGCAGCCGGCCGCTGCTCGACCCGGAACTGGCCGAGTCGCTGGTGGCGGCCGGCGACTCGCTGGCGGTGGGGCTCGCCGAGGCGCCGGCCGGGCGGATCACCGGCGAGCTGCCGGGGCCGCTGCGCGAGGCGTGCACGCTGCTGGACGCGGCGACCCGGGGCGCGCTGGAGAAGATCGGCGACGTGAAGGCCGACGATCCCGACCCGGTACGCAAGCAGCAGGCGAAGGCCGTACTCGACGACCTCTCCAAGACCGCCCAGCGGCTGCTGGAGGAGGCCGACCACGACGTGGCCTGGGTGGAGAAGCCGGACGGTGGCGGCGCCGGCCGGCGGGCCCTGGTCGTCGCCCCGCTCTCCGTGGCCGGCACCCTCGCCACCCACCTGTACGAGGACCGCACCGTCGTCGCCACCTCGGCCACGCTCGCCCTCGGCGGCCGGTTCGACACCGTGGCCCGGGCGCTCGGGCTCGCCGCACCGGCCGATCCGGCGGTCGACCCGACCCGGCCGCACCCGCGCGCGGCGGCGCTGCGGACGGTACGCCCCGACGCCGGGAAGGCGGAGAGCGCCAAAGCGGACGTGGAGAAGGCGAAAGCGGACGTGGGGAACGCGAAAGCGGGGACCCCGAAGGCGGACGGGTCGCAGCCGGACGCCGGCTGGCGCTCGCTCGACGTCGGCTCCCCGTTCGACTACCCGCGCCAGGGCATCCTCTACGTCGCCGCGCATCTGCCCCGGCCCAGCGCCTCGGGGCTGCCGGCGGCGGCCGGCGAGGAACTGCTCGGGCTGGTGGGCGCGCTCGGCGGCCGTACCCTGGGGCTCTTCTCGTCCCGGCGGGCCGCCCTGCAGGCCGCCGAGCTGCTCCGGGCCCGCACCGACCTGCCGATCCTGCTCCAGGGCGAGGAGGCGCTGCCGCTGCTGGTCCGCCGCTTCCGCCAGGAGCGGGCGAGCTGCCTCTTCGGGGTGATGTCGCTCTGGCAGGGCGTGGACGTGCCCGGCGACTCCTGCCAGCTCGTCGTGATCGACCGGCTGCCGTTCCCGCGCCCGGACGAGCCGCTGGCGGCGGCCCGGGCGGCCGCGGTGGACGCGTCGGGCGGTTCGGGCTTCGCCTCGGTGAGCGTGCCGATCGCCGCCGTACGGCTGGCCCAGGGGGTCGGCCGGCTGATCCGGTCGACCGGCGACAAGGGCGTGGTGGCGGTACTCGACTCCCGGCTGGAGACCGCCCGGGGGTACGGCGCCTTCCTGCGGAAGTCGCTGCCGCCGTTCTGGTACACCACCCGGCCGGAGGTCGCCCGGGGCGCCCTGGAGCGGCTCGGCCAGTCCTGA
- the pstA gene encoding phosphate ABC transporter permease PstA: MTTTLTPAPPSAAPGQSPQLRTRKLPLAASLGIAVAAVLLSAALVYGAGIGGAALVVALAVVFYLIGLFAASNAVEGRRQARNRTWSALIHSAFVLALLPLASVTWTLVSKGVERLDGNFFGTSMNNIGARDPNGGAYHAIIGTLEQVGIATLITVPLGIACAVYIVEYGRGRFAFTIRFFVDVMTGIPSIVAGLFVLAFWILIVSPYFNDGRPGYSGFAASLALSVLMLPTIVRSTEEMLRLVPAPLREGAYALGIPKWKTILRIVLPTALPGIVTGVMLAVARAAGETAPVLLVAGGGAAINFNPFENNQSSLALFVYQQAGDASRYAPARAWAAALTLVALVLILTIAAKLLARRNRFSR; encoded by the coding sequence ATGACGACGACACTGACGCCGGCACCTCCCTCGGCCGCGCCGGGGCAGAGCCCGCAACTGCGTACCCGGAAACTGCCGCTGGCGGCGAGCCTCGGCATCGCGGTCGCCGCCGTGCTCCTCTCGGCCGCGCTGGTCTACGGCGCCGGGATCGGCGGCGCCGCCCTGGTCGTCGCGCTCGCGGTCGTCTTCTACCTGATCGGTCTCTTCGCCGCCAGCAACGCGGTGGAGGGGCGGCGGCAGGCGCGCAACCGCACCTGGAGCGCGCTGATCCACTCCGCCTTCGTGCTCGCCCTGCTGCCGCTGGCCTCGGTCACCTGGACGCTGGTCAGCAAGGGCGTCGAGCGGCTGGACGGCAACTTCTTCGGCACCTCGATGAACAACATCGGGGCCCGGGATCCAAACGGCGGCGCGTACCACGCCATCATCGGCACGCTGGAGCAGGTCGGCATCGCCACCCTGATCACCGTGCCGCTCGGCATCGCCTGCGCCGTCTACATCGTCGAGTACGGCCGGGGTCGGTTCGCCTTCACCATCCGGTTCTTCGTGGACGTGATGACCGGCATTCCGTCGATCGTCGCCGGCCTCTTCGTACTCGCCTTCTGGATCCTGATCGTCTCGCCGTACTTCAACGACGGGCGGCCGGGCTACTCGGGCTTCGCCGCCTCGCTGGCGTTGAGCGTGCTGATGCTGCCCACCATCGTGCGCTCCACCGAGGAGATGCTCCGGCTGGTACCGGCACCGCTGCGCGAGGGCGCGTACGCGCTCGGGATCCCGAAGTGGAAGACGATCCTGCGGATCGTGCTCCCCACCGCGCTGCCCGGAATCGTCACCGGCGTGATGCTGGCCGTCGCCCGGGCGGCCGGCGAGACCGCACCGGTACTGCTGGTCGCCGGTGGCGGCGCGGCGATCAACTTCAACCCGTTCGAGAACAACCAGTCGTCGCTGGCGCTCTTCGTCTACCAGCAGGCCGGGGACGCCTCCCGGTACGCGCCGGCCCGCGCCTGGGCCGCCGCACTCACCCTCGTCGCCCTCGTGCTGATCCTGACGATCGCGGCGAAACTGCTGGCCCGCCGCAACCGGTTCAGCCGCTGA
- a CDS encoding DUF402 domain-containing protein: protein MSSDVVRVVYRKYDGTAHRDYPARRLTEDDLGVWLGVTAGTASVYHGRPSVEQIPFVLLVPHGTWWSAMFNPPPRTSEVYCDITSPARWEGDTVHLIDLDLDVVRRRGTGLVELRDEDEFAEHRDRFGYPEETVAQARAAAEWLHVALGDGTEPFASAYRKWLALVV from the coding sequence ATGTCGAGCGATGTGGTCCGAGTCGTCTACCGCAAGTACGACGGCACCGCGCACCGGGACTACCCCGCCCGCAGACTGACCGAGGACGACCTCGGCGTGTGGCTCGGCGTGACCGCCGGGACGGCATCGGTCTACCACGGCCGCCCCTCGGTGGAACAGATCCCGTTCGTGCTGCTGGTGCCACACGGCACGTGGTGGAGCGCGATGTTCAACCCGCCGCCGCGGACCAGCGAGGTCTACTGCGACATCACCAGCCCGGCCCGCTGGGAGGGGGACACCGTCCACCTGATCGACCTCGACCTCGACGTGGTGCGCCGACGCGGCACCGGCCTGGTGGAGCTGCGCGACGAGGACGAGTTCGCCGAGCACCGGGACCGGTTCGGCTATCCCGAGGAGACGGTGGCGCAGGCCCGGGCCGCCGCGGAGTGGCTGCACGTCGCGCTCGGCGACGGTACCGAGCCGTTCGCGTCGGCGTACCGGAAGTGGCTGGCGCTGGTCGTCTGA
- the sigJ gene encoding RNA polymerase sigma factor SigJ: MRDLAGEFEAERAHLTMVAYRMLGSWAEAEDAVQETWLRYATALDTPQARAEVRDLRAWLTTATARICLDVLRSARVRRESYHGEWLPEPIVSRLTDPAGGPDGFAPDPAERAAHTEQVGIALLTVLERLGPEQRVAFVLHDVFAVPFAEIATVLGTSPAAARQLASRARRAVAEEGPRRSADPAEHQRLVSAFLAAIESGEPERLLEVLAPDVVFVGDGGGLFPTSRHPVVGAVKVARFTLGLIRRAAWDTSNLRMRPVLVNGTLGLQIEADYRPGMPLHGVMWFTAADGRITAAYHQLNPEKLTRVPRMGPDEHPWQLRR; encoded by the coding sequence GTGCGCGATCTGGCCGGCGAGTTCGAGGCCGAACGGGCCCACCTGACCATGGTCGCCTACCGGATGCTCGGCAGCTGGGCGGAGGCGGAGGACGCCGTACAGGAGACCTGGCTGCGCTACGCCACCGCCCTGGACACCCCGCAGGCCCGCGCCGAGGTACGCGACCTGCGGGCCTGGCTCACCACCGCCACCGCCCGGATCTGTCTGGACGTGCTCCGCTCCGCCCGGGTACGCCGGGAGTCCTACCACGGTGAGTGGCTGCCGGAGCCGATCGTCAGCCGGCTCACCGACCCGGCCGGCGGCCCGGACGGCTTCGCGCCCGACCCCGCCGAGCGGGCCGCGCACACCGAGCAGGTCGGCATCGCCCTGCTGACCGTGCTCGAACGACTCGGCCCGGAGCAACGGGTCGCGTTCGTCCTGCACGACGTCTTCGCGGTGCCCTTCGCGGAGATCGCCACGGTGCTCGGGACCAGCCCGGCCGCCGCCCGGCAGCTCGCCTCCCGGGCCCGGCGGGCGGTCGCCGAGGAGGGCCCGCGCCGCTCCGCCGACCCGGCCGAACACCAGCGGCTGGTCAGCGCCTTCCTGGCGGCCATCGAGTCCGGCGAACCCGAGCGGCTGCTCGAGGTGCTCGCCCCGGACGTGGTCTTCGTCGGCGACGGCGGCGGCCTCTTCCCGACCTCGCGGCACCCGGTGGTCGGCGCGGTCAAGGTCGCCCGGTTCACGCTCGGCCTGATCCGCCGGGCCGCGTGGGACACCAGCAACCTGCGGATGCGGCCGGTACTCGTCAATGGCACGCTCGGCCTCCAGATCGAGGCGGACTACCGGCCGGGCATGCCGCTGCACGGCGTCATGTGGTTCACCGCCGCCGACGGCCGGATCACCGCCGCCTACCACCAGCTCAACCCGGAGAAGCTGACCCGGGTACCCCGGATGGGGCCGGACGAGCACCCCTGGCAGCTCCGGCGCTGA
- the pstB gene encoding phosphate ABC transporter ATP-binding protein PstB codes for MAKRIDANSVTAYYGSFKAIEDIHLTVEPKTVTALIGPSGCGKSTFLRTINRMHEVLPGARVDGKLTIDDQNIYERDVDVTAVRRMIGMVFQRPNPFPTMSIFDNVVAGLRLNGVRKKSVLAESAERALRSANLWDEVKDRLGKPGAGLSGGQQQRLCIARTIAVEPQVVLMDEPCSALDPISTLAIEDLMFKLKDRYTIIIVTHNMQQAARVSDRTAFFSIERTGDPGRLIEYDDTQKIFSNPSVKKTEDYITGRFG; via the coding sequence ATGGCCAAGCGAATCGACGCGAACAGCGTCACCGCGTACTACGGCTCGTTCAAGGCGATCGAGGACATCCACCTCACCGTCGAACCGAAGACCGTCACCGCGCTCATCGGACCCTCGGGCTGCGGCAAGTCGACCTTCCTGCGCACCATCAACCGGATGCACGAGGTGCTGCCCGGTGCCCGGGTCGACGGCAAACTCACCATCGACGACCAGAACATCTACGAGCGGGACGTGGACGTGACCGCGGTCCGCCGGATGATCGGGATGGTCTTCCAGCGCCCCAACCCGTTCCCCACCATGTCGATCTTCGACAACGTGGTCGCCGGGCTGCGGCTCAACGGGGTACGCAAGAAGTCGGTCCTGGCGGAGTCGGCCGAGCGGGCGCTGCGCTCGGCGAACCTCTGGGACGAGGTCAAGGACCGGCTCGGCAAGCCCGGGGCGGGCCTTTCCGGCGGGCAGCAGCAGCGGCTCTGCATCGCCCGGACCATCGCGGTCGAGCCGCAGGTGGTGCTGATGGACGAGCCCTGCTCGGCGCTGGACCCGATCTCCACGCTGGCGATCGAGGACCTGATGTTCAAGCTCAAGGACCGCTACACGATCATCATCGTGACGCACAACATGCAGCAGGCGGCCCGGGTCTCGGACCGGACGGCCTTCTTCTCGATCGAGCGCACCGGCGACCCGGGCCGGCTCATCGAGTACGACGACACCCAGAAGATCTTCAGCAACCCGAGCGTGAAGAAGACCGAGGACTACATCACCGGCCGCTTCGGCTGA
- a CDS encoding DUF47 domain-containing protein, producing the protein MKFSLRPSEGAFYELFTRAAQNLVRGTELLNELALPGVDVQSVSERLTEVEHDSDQITHELYKKINSTFVTPFDREDIYRLGSLLDDVMDHLEAVGNLLYLYGLTKLPSLPREMHELVNVLDQQAKLTAEAMPRLRAMKDLEDYWIECNRLENDGDQAYRMLLVRLFSGEYDALTVLKMKEVADELEAACDAFEHVANTVETIAVKES; encoded by the coding sequence GTGAAGTTTTCCCTCCGCCCCTCCGAGGGCGCGTTCTACGAGTTGTTCACCAGGGCCGCTCAGAACCTTGTGCGGGGTACCGAGCTGCTCAACGAGCTGGCGCTGCCCGGGGTCGACGTGCAGTCGGTCAGCGAGCGGCTCACCGAGGTCGAGCACGACAGCGACCAGATCACCCACGAGCTGTACAAGAAGATCAACTCGACCTTCGTGACGCCGTTCGACCGGGAGGACATCTACCGGCTCGGCTCGCTGCTCGACGACGTGATGGACCACCTGGAGGCGGTCGGCAACCTGCTCTACCTCTACGGGCTGACCAAGCTGCCGTCGCTGCCCCGGGAGATGCACGAGCTGGTGAACGTCCTCGACCAGCAGGCCAAGCTCACCGCCGAGGCGATGCCCCGGCTGCGGGCGATGAAGGACCTCGAGGACTACTGGATCGAGTGCAACCGGCTGGAGAACGACGGCGATCAGGCGTACCGGATGCTGCTGGTCCGGCTCTTCTCCGGCGAGTACGACGCACTGACCGTGCTCAAGATGAAGGAGGTCGCCGACGAGCTGGAGGCGGCCTGCGACGCGTTCGAGCACGTCGCCAACACCGTCGAGACCATCGCGGTCAAGGAAAGCTGA
- a CDS encoding NUDIX domain-containing protein, which translates to MTSFVVPESIAAHARRFYAERGVPVAARPAATVLLLRPDASGRPGFEVYMIRRAASMTFGGMYAFPGGSVDPGDSEIRLDWTGPDAAGWGDRLGLSPGAAQAVVCAAAREVFEEAGVLLAGPDHQAVVGDVSGDEWERARQALVNRRTGFADLLRDCRLTLRSDLLLPWSRWVTPEFEPRRFDTYFFVALLPMGQRPRDVSGEADHTEWIRPADALARAAAGEMAMLPPTMITLTELDTCPDLTALPEIAAARTPATPIMPRLAETEDGTPHFHLD; encoded by the coding sequence ATGACCAGCTTCGTCGTCCCGGAGTCGATCGCCGCGCACGCCCGCCGGTTCTATGCCGAGCGCGGGGTGCCGGTGGCCGCCCGGCCGGCCGCGACCGTGCTGCTGCTCCGGCCCGACGCGTCCGGTCGACCCGGCTTCGAGGTGTACATGATCCGCCGCGCCGCCAGCATGACCTTCGGCGGCATGTACGCCTTCCCGGGCGGCAGCGTCGACCCGGGCGACTCCGAGATCCGGCTCGACTGGACCGGGCCGGACGCCGCCGGCTGGGGCGACCGGCTCGGCCTGTCCCCCGGGGCGGCCCAGGCGGTGGTCTGCGCGGCGGCCCGCGAGGTCTTCGAGGAGGCGGGAGTGCTGCTCGCCGGCCCGGACCACCAGGCCGTGGTCGGCGACGTCAGCGGCGACGAATGGGAGCGGGCCCGGCAGGCGCTGGTGAACCGGCGTACCGGCTTCGCCGACCTGCTCCGGGACTGCCGGCTCACCCTCCGCTCCGACCTGCTGCTGCCCTGGAGCCGCTGGGTCACCCCGGAGTTCGAGCCGCGCCGCTTCGACACGTACTTCTTCGTGGCGCTGCTGCCGATGGGGCAGCGGCCCCGGGACGTTTCCGGGGAGGCCGACCACACCGAGTGGATCCGGCCGGCGGACGCGCTGGCCCGGGCGGCGGCGGGGGAGATGGCGATGTTGCCGCCCACCATGATCACGCTGACCGAACTCGACACCTGCCCCGACCTGACCGCCCTGCCGGAGATCGCCGCCGCCCGCACCCCGGCCACCCCGATCATGCCCCGCCTCGCGGAGACCGAAGACGGCACCCCGCACTTCCACCTCGACTGA
- a CDS encoding inorganic phosphate transporter codes for MEPELIAVLAVIAVALLFDYTNGFHDAANAIATSISTRALTPRVALGMAAIGNFIGAHFGADVAKTVGSGLVELPPGVSSLGIVFAGVIGAITWNLITWYFGLPSSSSHALIGGLVGSTLAASGTVLWKGIGESVVLPMILSPLVGFLLGYLVMVAVQWIFRNGQPGKLNRGFRWAQTASAAAMSIGHGMQDAAKTIGIVVLALFVGGYQSSAEHIPEWAFWTSATVLALGTYAGGWRIIRTLGRKIIDLRPPEGFAAETVASGVLYFNALVLGAPISTTHTITSAIMGVGATKRLSAVRWGVAGNIVGAWILTFPAAGSIGALMYVVVNPLF; via the coding sequence GTGGAACCTGAACTCATCGCCGTACTGGCGGTGATCGCCGTCGCGCTGCTCTTCGACTACACCAACGGGTTCCACGACGCCGCGAACGCGATCGCCACCAGCATCTCCACCCGGGCGCTGACCCCCCGGGTCGCGCTCGGCATGGCGGCGATCGGCAACTTCATCGGCGCGCACTTCGGCGCGGACGTGGCCAAGACGGTCGGCTCCGGCCTGGTCGAGCTGCCGCCCGGCGTCTCCAGCCTCGGCATCGTCTTCGCCGGGGTGATCGGCGCGATCACCTGGAACCTGATCACCTGGTACTTCGGCCTGCCCTCCTCGTCCTCGCACGCGCTGATCGGCGGGCTGGTCGGGTCGACGCTGGCCGCCTCCGGCACGGTGCTCTGGAAGGGCATCGGGGAGAGCGTCGTACTGCCGATGATCCTCTCGCCGCTGGTCGGTTTCCTCCTCGGTTACCTGGTCATGGTCGCCGTTCAGTGGATCTTCCGGAACGGGCAGCCCGGCAAGCTCAACCGGGGCTTCCGGTGGGCCCAGACCGCCTCGGCGGCGGCGATGTCGATCGGGCACGGCATGCAGGACGCCGCCAAGACGATCGGCATCGTGGTGCTCGCCCTCTTCGTCGGCGGCTACCAGAGCAGTGCCGAGCACATCCCGGAGTGGGCGTTCTGGACCTCGGCGACCGTACTGGCCCTCGGCACGTACGCGGGCGGCTGGCGGATCATCCGTACCCTCGGGCGGAAGATCATCGACCTCCGGCCGCCGGAGGGCTTCGCCGCCGAGACCGTCGCCAGCGGGGTGCTCTACTTCAACGCCCTGGTGCTGGGCGCACCGATCTCCACCACGCACACCATCACCTCTGCGATCATGGGCGTCGGGGCGACCAAGCGGCTCTCCGCCGTCCGGTGGGGCGTCGCCGGCAACATCGTCGGCGCCTGGATCCTGACCTTCCCGGCGGCCGGCTCGATCGGCGCCCTGATGTACGTCGTGGTCAACCCGCTCTTCTGA
- a CDS encoding AI-2E family transporter translates to MPPWEVRLRRFEQLRARIRRAYAFGRSSDPSGGHADPAEGRPGATPADVAPVSPPVVDEPARELHPSTSSRDDADVPHGLRIAAAWSWRLIVIGLVAWALLRLVGAVRIVIIPLAIALLLSALLAPLVGLLLRARFPRSLATAVVLVAGLAAVVGTLTLVVNEFIQGVPDLSRNATDGIRKIQEWLKTGPLHMSDNQLNSYIEQGEQWINENTQALTSGAVSTAATVAELLTGTLLVLFATFFFLRDGEKIWRFLVRLLPVAARWRVDDAGRASWATLVAYVRATVLVAFIDAVGIGIFLVIFDIPFAFPLAALVFLGAFIPIVGATLSGAVAVLVALVDSGWVTALIILGVVIGVQQVEGHILQPLIMGRAVAIHPLAVIVGIAAGVVLAGIVGALVSVPLIAVLNTAVRRLAHRRPPAVPPDAVVVAAKAP, encoded by the coding sequence ATTCCGCCGTGGGAGGTGCGCTTGCGCCGTTTCGAGCAGCTACGAGCAAGGATCCGTCGCGCGTACGCGTTCGGACGGTCGTCGGACCCGTCCGGCGGGCACGCCGATCCGGCGGAGGGTCGTCCGGGCGCCACGCCCGCCGACGTCGCGCCGGTCTCGCCGCCGGTCGTGGACGAACCGGCCAGGGAACTGCACCCGTCGACGTCGAGCCGGGATGACGCGGACGTGCCGCACGGGTTGCGGATCGCCGCCGCCTGGTCGTGGCGGCTGATCGTCATCGGCCTGGTCGCCTGGGCGCTGCTGCGGCTGGTCGGCGCGGTGCGGATCGTGATCATCCCGTTGGCGATCGCCCTGCTGCTCTCCGCCCTGCTGGCCCCGCTGGTCGGGCTGCTGCTCCGGGCCCGGTTCCCCCGCTCCCTGGCCACCGCCGTGGTGCTGGTCGCCGGGCTGGCCGCGGTGGTCGGCACGCTCACCCTGGTGGTCAACGAGTTCATCCAGGGCGTACCGGACCTGAGCCGCAACGCGACCGACGGCATCCGGAAGATCCAGGAGTGGCTGAAGACCGGGCCGTTGCACATGTCGGACAACCAGCTCAACTCGTACATCGAGCAGGGCGAGCAGTGGATCAACGAGAACACCCAGGCGTTGACCAGCGGCGCGGTCTCCACCGCCGCGACCGTCGCCGAGCTGCTCACCGGGACACTGCTGGTGCTCTTCGCCACCTTCTTCTTCCTCCGGGACGGCGAGAAGATCTGGCGCTTCCTCGTCCGGCTGCTCCCGGTCGCCGCCCGGTGGCGGGTCGACGACGCCGGCCGGGCCTCCTGGGCGACGCTGGTCGCGTACGTCCGGGCGACCGTACTGGTCGCGTTCATCGACGCGGTCGGGATCGGCATCTTCCTGGTGATCTTCGACATCCCGTTCGCGTTCCCGCTGGCCGCGCTGGTCTTCCTCGGCGCGTTCATCCCGATCGTCGGCGCCACCCTCTCCGGCGCGGTGGCGGTGCTGGTCGCGCTGGTCGACAGCGGCTGGGTGACCGCGCTGATCATCCTCGGCGTGGTGATCGGGGTGCAGCAGGTCGAGGGACACATCCTGCAACCGCTGATCATGGGTCGGGCGGTGGCGATCCACCCGCTCGCGGTGATCGTCGGGATCGCCGCCGGAGTGGTGCTGGCCGGCATCGTCGGCGCGCTGGTCTCGGTACCGCTGATCGCGGTGCTGAACACCGCCGTCCGGCGACTCGCGCACCGCCGGCCGCCCGCGGTACCCCCGGACGCGGTGGTGGTCGCCGCGAAGGCACCGTAG